From the genome of ANME-2 cluster archaeon, one region includes:
- a CDS encoding type II toxin-antitoxin system death-on-curing family toxin, translating into MTAITTEKIVEIHDYIIEKLGGVGGILNSGTIDFLVFELDKGADNFEKAAIVLNGIITRHPFMDGHKRTAFQVADIILRDEGYHIHTDKIQM; encoded by the coding sequence ATGACTGCTATAACCACAGAAAAGATTGTTGAAATTCATGATTATATAATTGAAAAATTGGGGGGAGTAGGTGGTATTCTAAATTCAGGAACTATTGATTTCTTGGTATTTGAACTTGACAAGGGAGCCGATAATTTTGAAAAAGCGGCTATTGTTTTGAATGGAATAATAACAAGACACCCTTTTATGGATGGACACAAAAGAACTGCATTTCAAGTTGCAGATATTATTCTAAGAGACGAAGGTTATCATATACATACGGACAAAATTCAAATGTAA